The nucleotide sequence CCGCCGCTGACGACTAACGACGGTGTACCGATTTCCGACGACCAGAATTCGCTGCGCAGCCACCCGCGCGGCCCGACGCTGCTCGAGGATTTCGTCCTGCGCGACAAGATCACGCACTTCGACCACGAGCGCATTCCCGAACGCGTCGTCCACGCCCGCGGCAGCGCGGCGCACGGCTACTTCGAACTGACCGAATCGCTCGAGAAATACACGACCGCGCGCATCCTCACCGAGGTCGGCGAGAAGACCCCGGTGTTCACGCGGCTCTCGACCGTCGCCGGCGGCGCGGGCTCGGTCGACACGCCGCGCGACGTGCGCGGCTTCGCGGTCAAGTTCTACACCAAGGAAGGCAACTGGGACCTCGTCGGCAACAACATCCCCGTGTTCTTCATCCAGGACGCGATCAAGTTTCCCGACCTCGTCCACTCGTTCAAGATGGAGCCCGACCGCGGCTTTCCGCAGTCGTCGACGGCGCACGACACCTTCTGGGACTACGTGTCGCTCACGCCCGAGTCCATGCACATGATTCTGTGGATCATGTCCGACCGCACGACGCCGCGCTCCCTGCGCATGATCGAGGCCTTCGGCGTGCACAGCTTCCGTCTCGTCAATGCGAAGGGCGCGTCGACCTTCGTCAAATTCCACTGGCGACCCAAGCTCGGCCTGCAATCGACGATCTGGGACGAGACGGTCAAGATCGCCGGCGCCGACCCCGACTTCCACCGCCGCGACCTTTTCGAGGCGATCAGCGAGGGCAATTTCCCGGAATGGGAGTTCGCCGTGCAGCTCTTCACCGAGGCCGACGCCGAGCGCTTCCCCTTCGACCATCTCGACGCGACCAAGCTCATCCCCGAAGAACTCGTGCCGCTCAAGGTCATCGGCCGCATGGTGCTCGACCGCTGGCCGGACAATTTCTTCGCCGAGACCGAACAGGTCGCCTACTGCCCGACGCACGTCGTGCCCGGCATCGACTTTTCCAACGACCCGCTGCTGCAGGGCCGGCTCTTCTCCTACGTCGACACCCAGTTGCTGCGCTTCAACTCGCCGAATTTCCACCAGGTGCCGGTCAACATGCCGAAGTGCCCGTT is from Thiobacillus denitrificans ATCC 25259 and encodes:
- a CDS encoding catalase; the encoded protein is MSQKKKPAKAGPDENFERGAGGEIHQTANGAHPPLTTNDGVPISDDQNSLRSHPRGPTLLEDFVLRDKITHFDHERIPERVVHARGSAAHGYFELTESLEKYTTARILTEVGEKTPVFTRLSTVAGGAGSVDTPRDVRGFAVKFYTKEGNWDLVGNNIPVFFIQDAIKFPDLVHSFKMEPDRGFPQSSTAHDTFWDYVSLTPESMHMILWIMSDRTTPRSLRMIEAFGVHSFRLVNAKGASTFVKFHWRPKLGLQSTIWDETVKIAGADPDFHRRDLFEAISEGNFPEWEFAVQLFTEADAERFPFDHLDATKLIPEELVPLKVIGRMVLDRWPDNFFAETEQVAYCPTHVVPGIDFSNDPLLQGRLFSYVDTQLLRFNSPNFHQVPVNMPKCPFANLQRDGHMQMERPKGRVNYEPNTLGTDTPRETPQGFRSAAVTESGEKGRIRAERFADHYSQARQFYVSQTEYEQAHIASTLVFELAKVDHVHIREAMVGHLRHVDEDLAHRVAKGLGIDPLPPAPEAAAPVQDLPPSPALQIIGNMKDTLEGRMVGILVGDGSDGARVEALRRAATDAGAAVKIIAAHVGQVKLANGKMLKVDKQLAGTPSVLFDAVAVVVSEDAAKMLLKESAALDFVHDAFGHLKAIASDAGGQALLDAVHVVRDAGVVDAADVGAFIAAAKTRQWDREPSVRLLA